A single window of Acidobacteriota bacterium DNA harbors:
- a CDS encoding tetratricopeptide repeat protein: protein MRVCLAILVLIVSFSPWADAQEVDPFSGWSEVSSSDFALLTNASPERGRDLLLRLERFRSLFARLSPDLELDSAVPLRILAFRDAEAYAPYKNGSDGGGLRIMGQFIRSRDGAFITLDADPGRRGALSAVYHEAVHDLVAHNFPAVPRWLDEGLAEYYGAFEERAGFARVGSPVERHLDWLQSETDLDLPAVLSVADRRDLHGAGGARRRVGRFYAVSWALVHYLLSQPEGTATLGDYLLRLLAGEDPNDALEESLGRSVAELEKDLVAYLQRREFASLVVAIEDLPVPAQVAVRAVDRSEVAVHLGDLLLLVGRRDLAAEHYDVALEGDPGNGEAWSGLAWIQDSQGSYEEAEVLHRKALEAGSREALTFVRLGRHRSVQKDADGARWAFAEAVARDPSFAEARALLGRSQGLPGGDPVAGIRHLKIAMVALPYRLDLAFDLVRLHLANGDPEAAERLLDGTLSRYGDAAKLDAARREVERTRQMLAYERALAAGDRSAALAAFDRAISVTDDSELKARMEAHLRALQRDAGR from the coding sequence ATGCGGGTGTGTCTTGCGATCCTGGTTCTGATTGTCTCCTTTTCTCCGTGGGCTGATGCCCAGGAGGTCGATCCCTTCAGCGGTTGGAGTGAGGTCTCGAGCTCCGATTTCGCCTTGCTCACCAACGCTTCCCCGGAACGGGGCCGCGATCTGCTGCTGCGCCTGGAGCGCTTTCGCAGTCTGTTCGCGCGCCTGTCTCCGGACCTCGAGCTCGATTCGGCGGTGCCCTTGCGCATTCTGGCCTTCCGCGATGCCGAGGCCTACGCGCCCTACAAGAACGGCAGCGATGGCGGCGGGCTGCGTATCATGGGGCAGTTCATTCGTAGCCGCGATGGTGCCTTCATCACTCTCGATGCCGATCCCGGCCGCCGGGGTGCCCTCTCGGCGGTCTACCACGAGGCGGTGCACGACCTGGTGGCGCACAATTTTCCGGCGGTCCCGCGCTGGCTCGACGAGGGCCTGGCCGAGTACTACGGAGCGTTCGAGGAGCGTGCCGGGTTCGCGCGCGTCGGCAGCCCGGTGGAGCGCCACCTCGACTGGCTGCAGAGCGAGACCGATCTCGATCTGCCGGCGGTGCTGAGCGTGGCGGACCGGCGTGATCTCCACGGGGCGGGGGGAGCGCGCCGGCGGGTGGGGCGTTTCTACGCCGTTTCCTGGGCCCTGGTTCACTACCTGCTGTCGCAGCCCGAGGGCACTGCCACCCTGGGTGACTATTTGCTCCGGCTGCTCGCCGGCGAAGATCCCAACGACGCCCTGGAGGAATCCCTGGGTCGTTCCGTCGCCGAGCTCGAAAAAGACTTGGTCGCTTACCTGCAGCGGCGCGAGTTCGCCAGCCTGGTGGTCGCGATCGAAGACTTGCCGGTACCGGCGCAGGTGGCGGTGCGGGCCGTCGACCGCTCCGAGGTCGCGGTCCACCTGGGAGATCTCCTGTTGCTGGTCGGTCGCCGGGATCTCGCTGCCGAGCACTACGATGTCGCCCTCGAAGGCGATCCCGGCAATGGCGAGGCCTGGTCCGGCCTGGCTTGGATCCAGGACTCTCAGGGCAGCTACGAAGAGGCTGAGGTGCTCCACCGCAAAGCTCTTGAGGCGGGCTCTCGGGAGGCCCTGACCTTTGTCCGCCTGGGTCGCCATCGTTCGGTCCAGAAGGACGCTGACGGCGCCCGCTGGGCCTTCGCCGAGGCGGTGGCTCGGGATCCGAGCTTTGCCGAAGCGCGTGCTCTGCTCGGGCGCTCCCAGGGGCTCCCGGGGGGCGATCCGGTGGCCGGCATCCGACACCTGAAGATCGCTATGGTGGCCTTGCCCTACCGCTTGGATCTGGCCTTCGATCTGGTGCGGCTGCATCTCGCCAACGGCGACCCCGAGGCCGCCGAGCGGCTGCTCGATGGCACCCTGTCCCGCTACGGCGACGCGGCGAAGCTGGACGCGGCGCGGCGGGAGGTCGAGCGCACCCGTCAGATGCTCGCCTACGAGCGCGCCCTCGCCGCCGGCGACCGCAGCGCAGCCCTGGCGGCCTTCGATCGCGCCATTTCGGTGACCGACGACAGCGAACTCAAGGCGCGCATGGAGGCCCATCTCCGGGCTCTGCAGCGGGACGCCGGGCGCTGA
- a CDS encoding DUF6503 family protein has product MKIARTALFAAALLLLPTLSAADMPKIVEKAIAHHGGETFAASRVTLDLCSRSGCTDLTVETRGGLFDHQAEGEARDQQRRVRVTNQSVEAWIDGEAVELTAETELSYFRWVTAKVYFAFLPLRLADPNVFFEDQGMERWGERELQRVKVSFAEDSSPNANDQYLYWFDPESGRLEQFAYSFSGGLRFRPAFNYRRVGGLLFFDQKNLGINAPDLDIDMIDPEFVDSRMEQVSTVTLEDIAVEAIDR; this is encoded by the coding sequence ATGAAAATCGCTCGCACCGCCCTCTTTGCCGCCGCCCTTCTGCTCCTTCCGACCCTGTCCGCCGCCGACATGCCGAAGATCGTCGAGAAGGCCATCGCCCATCACGGAGGTGAGACCTTCGCGGCCTCCCGGGTCACCCTCGACCTGTGCTCGCGGTCCGGCTGCACGGACCTGACGGTCGAGACCCGTGGCGGCCTGTTCGATCATCAGGCGGAGGGTGAGGCGCGAGATCAGCAGCGCCGGGTGCGGGTGACCAATCAGTCGGTGGAGGCCTGGATCGATGGTGAGGCGGTGGAGCTGACGGCGGAAACGGAGCTTTCCTATTTCCGTTGGGTGACCGCCAAGGTCTACTTCGCCTTTCTGCCGCTGCGCTTGGCGGACCCCAACGTCTTCTTCGAAGACCAGGGCATGGAGCGCTGGGGCGAGCGCGAATTGCAGCGCGTCAAGGTGAGTTTCGCCGAGGACTCGAGCCCCAATGCCAACGATCAGTACCTCTACTGGTTCGATCCCGAGTCCGGCCGCCTCGAGCAGTTCGCCTACAGCTTCTCCGGAGGGCTGCGCTTTCGGCCGGCCTTCAACTACCGGCGGGTCGGCGGCCTGCTGTTCTTCGACCAGAAGAACCTCGGGATCAATGCCCCGGACCTCGACATCGACATGATCGATCCCGAGTTCGTCGACTCGCGCATGGAGCAGGTGTCGACGGTGACCCTCGAAGACATCGCCGTCGAAGCGATCGACCGCTAG